DNA sequence from the Malus domestica chromosome 06, GDT2T_hap1 genome:
GACAGAATTTATACCTAGTCGAAATCAGTGGACTGCTGGTTCAGAGAACATGGTAGAGAATTGGCTGAAACCTCAACTATCTCACGCCTAAACCCATGACTTAGAGATCCCAACTCTGTTACGTCATCATCACTATCAATGGTTTTTGGAGTTGCACGATTTTGATAACTTCTGCGCTGGACAACAAACACATTGAAGTAATAGCTTACCAAGTCTTCCCTTGTTTTTCTAAGAAACCACTTGGATGCACTAtcccaaaaggaagaagaactTGAGGTATTTCCCTCAATAAAAGGAGAATTTGAGTGATTTAACTTTACCAAATCCTTGaatctcttttcttcttcagcTGTCCACCGAAGAGAAACTTCCTCACCCATTCGATCAAATCGCCAATGATAGAACAAGGAACCAAGCtctctcttcaatttcatcctaGCCTCAGTAATGTGAAATCGGAAACATGCAACAGAACCTGGAAATCCACAGCCACACTTATCTTGTCTTCCTTGGCCAATAAGATCTGTTTCACTAAGGGGGCCGTCTTCTTCACGTTTCAAGGGCCATACCCGTGTGCCTAGCCATTTAATATCACTTTCAGAAGCCACCCCAGTCCATTCAGGGACATCAGCTTGAGCATGAGAGCCTATAGAGACATCCTTTTCGCGGGGATTCTCCTCAGACGTTGCATCAGTGGCCAATAAATCAACTTCTGCGGGAGCTTTCTCCATAGAATCGTTTTCCACCTCTTTTTTACGGCAACAAGGGCATGATTGAGATTTAACTGAATGAGGAAGCCTTTCACTGCATCGAAACCTCCCTGAGCACTGGCGACCAGCAACAATATTATCTTCGTACAACAATGGATGCATCTTTAGCTTCTTCTGCAAGTTTAGACCATGATCTGTTTATAAAATTGGAAACTAATTTACTTTCATACATGAATATTCACAGTTCCAGGAAAACAAAAATTGGTgcagaaaaggaaaaggtaGAGCATAGCTAGACAAACTTAATGAACAAGAAGCACCTGATCAAAGAGTTCGGATGTTGCTGAATTAAGTAGGGTTGAGGTGTGAACTATCTGGAAACCTGTTTAGGTTTGTAGCTATACGAGCGTATGCAGTTCCCAACAAATTATGTTACCAGAGCGCAGATTACAAACTAATGCAATGCCCTATTAAGGTGGATGGCGATATCATATTGCGGGGGTTAACTTACTCGAGGCAGAAACAATGGCAACTTATCACAGGGGATGATTGTCATCATCTCGTTAATAACTTAAAAGTTTAAAGATACAGCAACAATTCTTTAATTTCATAGATAAATGTTACGGAGCAAGAAGAGTACAGTCGAACGAATAACTATACTATGCATATAAAATTCAAGAAATGGCTGTAGTCTAGATTCTCTagaagcaaaaggaaaaaacattTAGGGAAAGACACAAACAAATGCACCTGCTGGAGACATTCTTCAGCCTCTGAATTAACATTCCTTCTTATCAGCAATGCCTCCTTTGCTCTAAGTGCTTGGACCCAGCACTCGTCATCGCTCCTATGCTCTTTCCACTTAGTTGGCCCTGGTATTGCTCCAATTGAATGATCATTTGGTTGCTTTGCAACCTGGGCTACCCAATTTAGCATTCCTACTAAGTATTCTCGCTTTCTTTTAcgatcattttcttttttactgagACTAGATAGTGATATCAAAATATCATTCTGATCGTAATTACAAACTTTTTCGTCATCATCACCATTGCATTCTCCAGATACCAGATGAACCTCTCCATCACTTTTGCCCTTCCGCTCTGGCCAACCCGACAACAAACCTCCAAACTCTCTCACCAACTCCGAAGACAACGGATGCAAATCCCCATTTCCCGAACGCCTAGTTTCACAAATCTCCCTAAACCATTTCTCCAGCTCATTCAAATATTTAAAGTAAATCAATTTCACAGAA
Encoded proteins:
- the LOC103407458 gene encoding AT-rich interactive domain-containing protein 2-like gives rise to the protein MAGWSSLTAGSVSDCVETNDTCQKNGVFPETNHVGSVQDGVDFDEGDQKGRLRCMFDRVLAVFLKEIGDGGGFVRPVPAVIGDRQPVDLFKLFCVVKDRGGIDSVSKNIFWSFVANELGFDQEAMCSVKLIYFKYLNELEKWFREICETRRSGNGDLHPLSSELVREFGGLLSGWPERKGKSDGEVHLVSGECNGDDDEKVCNYDQNDILISLSSLSKKENDRKRKREYLVGMLNWVAQVAKQPNDHSIGAIPGPTKWKEHRSDDECWVQALRAKEALLIRRNVNSEAEECLQQKKLKMHPLLYEDNIVAGRQCSGRFRCSERLPHSVKSQSCPCCRKKEVENDSMEKAPAEVDLLATDATSEENPREKDVSIGSHAQADVPEWTGVASESDIKWLGTRVWPLKREEDGPLSETDLIGQGRQDKCGCGFPGSVACFRFHITEARMKLKRELGSLFYHWRFDRMGEEVSLRWTAEEEKRFKDLVKLNHSNSPFIEGNTSSSSSFWDSASKWFLRKTREDLVSYYFNVFVVQRRSYQNRATPKTIDSDDDVTELGSLSHGFRREIVEVSANSLPCSLNQQSTDFD